A window from Malania oleifera isolate guangnan ecotype guangnan chromosome 7, ASM2987363v1, whole genome shotgun sequence encodes these proteins:
- the LOC131159634 gene encoding tyrosine N-monooxygenase-like, translating into MAVVAPTTTTTSSSTVVTALLLTAPFFALAVFIKIRLKDHQFRDKAKQLQLVLPPGPAPWPLVGNLPQMLTTKPTFRWLFHLMNQLNTNIACIRLGNVHVIPVSCPKIGLEILKKQDAVFASRPLSMASRTISGGYLTTALVPFGQQWKKMRRVLTLEIICPARHTWLHDKRAEEADNLLKYVFNQCKSSGSVVNVRTASRHYCGNVIRKLMFGKRYFGAGREDGGPGVEEEEHIEAIFTALDCLFSFCLSDYFPFLTGLDLDGHEKTMKEADRIIKKYHDPIIDKRIQQWRQSNRNDDYIARKEPQDLLDILITLEDANNEPLLTIEEIKAQTFEIMIAAVDNPSNALEWAMAEMINQSKLLQKATEEIDRVVGKERLVQESDIPRLNYVKACAREAFRLHPITAFNVPHVAMSDTTVGGGYFIPKGSHLLLSRIGLGRNPEVWSDPLRFDPDRHLTCDSSEAVVLTEPDLRFISFSTGRRGCIAATLGTAMTVMLFARLIQGFSWSLLPNVSSIELAEAENDLFKATPLVARATPRLPLHLYPTN; encoded by the exons ATGGCCGTCGTTGcccccaccaccaccaccacctctTCCTCCACAGTCGTGACTGCACTGCTTCTCACGGCACCATTTTTTGCTCTCGCCGTGTTTATCAAAATTCGACTAAAAGATCACCAGTTCCGTGACAAAGCCAAGCAACTCCAGCTAGTACTCCCCCCCGGACCAGCCCCTTGGCCTCTTGTGGGCAATCTCCCTCAAATGCTCACCACCAAACCCACATTCCGCTGGCTGTTCCACCTCATGAATCAGCTCAACACCAACATCGCATGCATTCGCCTCGGCAACGTCCATGTGATCCCGGTTTCGTGTCCAAAGATTGGCCTGGAAATACTGAAGAAACAAGATGCTGTTTTTGCATCTAGGCCGCTTTCCATGGCGTCTCGTACCATCAGCGGGGGCTACTTGACAACTGCTCTCGTACCCTTCGGCCAGCAATGgaagaaaatgaggagagtgCTGACTTTAGAAATTATTTGCCCTGCGAGACACACATGGCTGCATGACAAGAGGGCTGAGGAGGCTGACAATCTCCTCAAGTACGTTTTCAACCAGTGCAAAAGCTCTGGGAGCGTAGTCAACGTCAGAACTGCAAGCCGGCATTACTGCGGGAATGTGATTAGAAAGCTGATGTTCGGCAAGAGATACTTCGGAGCTGGAAGGGAAGATGGAGGTCCCGGTGTCGAAGAAGAAGAGCACATCGAGGCTATCTTCACCGCGCTCGATTGCCTCTTCTCCTTTTGTTTATCTGACTATTTTCCATTCTTAACTGGGCTTGACTTGGATGGCCACGAAAAGACTATGAAGGAAGCAGATAGGATTATTAAGAAATATCATGACCCCATAATAGACAAAAGGATTCAACAATGGAGGCAGTCCAACCGTAACGATGATTATATTGCAAGGAAGGAGCCCCAGGACCTGCTTGATATTCTTATTACCCTTGAGGATGCTAACAACGAGCCGTTGTTGACAATAGAAGAGATCAAGGCACAAACTTTT GAGATAATGATAGCTGCAGTGGATAATCCATCAAATGCCCTGGAATGGGCTATGGCAGAGATGATAAATCAATCCAAACTGCTGCAAAAGGCAACGGAGGAAATAGACAGGGTGGTCGGGAAGGAGCGGCTGGTCCAAGAATCTGACATCCCTCGTCTAAATTATGTCAAGGCATGCGCCAGAGAAGCCTTCCGCCTCCACCCAATCACCGCCTTCAACGTCCCCCACGTAGCCATGTCCGACACCACTGTGGGCGGCGGCTACTTCATCCCCAAGGGCAGCCACCTTCTCCTGAGTCGTATCGGCCTGGGCCGAAACCCTGAGGTCTGGTCCGACCCGCTCCGGTTCGACCCAGACCGCCACTTGACTTGCGACAGCTCAGAGGCGGTGGTGCTCACGGAGCCCGATCTGCGTTTCATCTCCTTCAGCACCGGCAGGCGTGGGTGCATCGCCGCCACGCTCGGCACTGCCATGACCGTGATGCTCTTCGCTAGGCTCATTCAGGGGTTCAGTTGGAGCCTACTGCCCAACGTTTCCAGCATCGAGCTCGCCGAGGCGGAAAACGACCTTTTCAAGGCTACACCACTGGTTGCGCGTGCGACTCCTCGATTGCCTCTTCATCTGTACCCCACCAATTGA